One genomic segment of Erysipelotrichaceae bacterium 66202529 includes these proteins:
- a CDS encoding ATP-binding cassette domain-containing protein — MEVMKKFISYYKPYKTVFFLDMFCALVISAVDLAFPQILNYLNSTFYIKPKDMIMDSLLLLGAGLLVMYIVRALCRYYVTAQGHIMGARMESDMRQDLFDQFERLSFSYYDRNNTGEMMSKLVSDLFDISEFAHHGPENVFISLLKIIGSFLLLLYIHVPLTLILIAVTLIMLLFSMFQNKKMQATFMDNRRKIAGVNASLQDSLAGIRVVKSFANEDIERDKFSHSNQLFLQSKTNNYYRMGLFHAGNNFFQGMLYLTILVAGGYFIANGTLDPISLATYALYINIFVAPIEVLVEFTEMFQKGYSGFKRFLEVIETEPDIQNAENAQDLKNVKGVIDYDHVTFSYNDEEHVLDDVSIHIEAGRSIALVGPSGGGKTTICSLLPRFYDVKSGAVKVDGQDIRSLTLESLRKAIGIVQQDVYLFTGSVKENIAYGKPGCSDEEIIEAAKKANIHDFIMSLPDAYDTYVGERGTRLSGGQKQRISIARVFLKDPKILILDEATSALDNESERHIQKSLEELAKNRTCITIAHRLSTIRNADEIIVISENGMEERGTHDELLAKGGTYAKYYHMQFEGLDFDEQTRETLHSKQ, encoded by the coding sequence ATGGAAGTCATGAAGAAATTCATTAGCTATTATAAGCCATATAAGACCGTATTTTTTCTTGATATGTTCTGTGCACTGGTGATCAGTGCCGTGGATCTGGCATTTCCACAGATTCTGAACTATTTGAACAGTACGTTTTATATAAAACCAAAGGATATGATTATGGACAGTCTGCTTCTTCTGGGAGCCGGGCTGCTAGTCATGTATATCGTTCGTGCTTTATGCCGGTATTATGTTACCGCACAGGGACACATTATGGGAGCACGTATGGAAAGTGATATGCGTCAGGATCTGTTTGATCAGTTTGAGCGTTTATCCTTCTCCTACTATGACCGTAATAATACAGGAGAAATGATGAGCAAGCTGGTTTCTGATTTATTTGATATTTCTGAATTCGCGCATCATGGACCGGAAAATGTATTCATATCCCTGTTAAAAATTATTGGTTCATTTTTACTATTGCTGTATATCCATGTACCGCTGACTCTGATTCTGATTGCAGTTACCCTTATCATGCTTTTATTCAGTATGTTTCAGAATAAGAAAATGCAGGCTACCTTTATGGATAACCGTCGTAAAATTGCAGGAGTAAATGCAAGCCTGCAGGATTCTCTTGCCGGCATCCGTGTAGTGAAATCCTTTGCCAACGAAGACATTGAACGTGATAAATTCTCACATAGCAATCAGCTGTTTTTACAGTCGAAAACAAATAATTACTATCGTATGGGTTTGTTTCATGCAGGAAATAACTTCTTTCAGGGAATGCTCTATCTGACAATTCTGGTTGCGGGCGGTTATTTCATTGCGAACGGAACACTGGATCCTATTTCTCTTGCGACCTATGCGCTATATATCAACATCTTTGTGGCACCGATTGAGGTACTGGTCGAGTTTACGGAGATGTTTCAGAAAGGCTATTCCGGCTTTAAAAGATTTCTGGAGGTCATTGAAACGGAACCGGATATTCAGAATGCGGAAAATGCACAGGATTTGAAAAATGTAAAGGGTGTCATTGATTACGATCATGTTACCTTTTCCTATAACGATGAGGAACATGTTTTAGATGATGTTTCCATTCATATAGAAGCAGGTCGTTCCATTGCCTTGGTTGGCCCAAGCGGCGGCGGTAAAACCACCATCTGTTCTTTGCTGCCTAGATTTTATGATGTTAAGAGCGGTGCTGTTAAGGTTGACGGACAGGATATCCGTTCCCTGACTCTGGAGAGTCTGCGCAAGGCGATTGGTATCGTACAGCAGGATGTCTATTTGTTTACCGGAAGTGTAAAAGAAAATATCGCATACGGGAAGCCGGGATGCAGTGATGAGGAAATCATTGAAGCTGCAAAGAAGGCTAATATTCATGATTTCATTATGAGTCTGCCGGATGCCTATGATACATATGTCGGTGAGCGTGGTACACGTTTATCGGGAGGACAGAAACAGCGTATCAGTATTGCGCGTGTATTTTTGAAAGACCCAAAAATTCTGATTCTTGATGAAGCGACAAGTGCACTGGACAATGAGAGTGAGCGTCATATTCAGAAAAGTCTGGAAGAACTGGCAAAAAACAGAACCTGCATCACAATTGCACATCGACTTTCAACCATTCGCAATGCTGATGAAATCATTGTTATATCGGAAAACGGTATGGAAGAACGCGGAACACATGATGAGCTGCTTGCGAAGGGCGGTACATATGCAAAGTATTATCATATGCAGTTTGAAGGCTTGGATTTTGATGAACAGACAAGAGAAACACTGCATTCCAAGCAATAA
- a CDS encoding nucleoside/nucleotide kinase family protein produces the protein MKNRILELEVNGYQLQAVFRERDIREIFVPFLQHLIQLQKEKNRRLIVFLAAPPATGKSTLVMALCKLAQEQGYSHIQYAGMDGFHHTNAWLNTHMLNGRKLKEIKGAPETFDVEALDKLLLETRQQDTWWPVYNRKLHDPVKHQLLVNKKILLVEGNYLLLDEEPYRSLVNHCDYSVFLQAKEEFLKERLITRKSMGGISRQRAEAFYEASDRANVHRVLNKYLNSNEVWELCEDGGYRIISKSADEALRTAGE, from the coding sequence ATGAAAAATAGAATACTCGAGCTGGAGGTTAACGGATATCAGTTACAGGCTGTGTTTCGGGAAAGGGATATCCGTGAGATATTTGTTCCCTTTCTTCAACATCTCATTCAGCTTCAGAAAGAAAAAAACAGACGATTGATCGTATTTCTGGCTGCTCCTCCTGCCACAGGGAAAAGTACACTTGTCATGGCATTATGTAAACTGGCACAGGAACAGGGATATTCACATATCCAATATGCTGGTATGGATGGGTTTCACCATACGAATGCATGGCTGAATACCCATATGCTCAATGGAAGAAAACTAAAAGAGATAAAAGGTGCTCCGGAAACCTTCGATGTAGAGGCTTTGGATAAGCTGCTTCTTGAAACAAGGCAACAGGATACCTGGTGGCCCGTTTATAATCGCAAGCTTCATGATCCGGTGAAACATCAGCTGCTGGTGAATAAAAAAATCCTTCTCGTGGAAGGAAATTACCTGCTTTTGGATGAAGAACCATATCGCAGTCTCGTAAATCACTGTGATTACAGCGTTTTTTTACAGGCAAAGGAAGAATTTCTGAAGGAGCGTCTGATTACCAGAAAAAGTATGGGCGGTATATCCAGGCAAAGGGCAGAAGCCTTTTATGAAGCAAGTGATCGGGCGAATGTACATCGTGTGTTAAATAAGTATTTGAACAGTAATGAGGTATGGGAGCTTTGTGAGGATGGAGGCTATCGCATCATTTCAAAATCCGCTGACGAAGCCTTGCGAACAGCAGGTGAATAA